The following proteins are co-located in the Phragmites australis chromosome 10, lpPhrAust1.1, whole genome shotgun sequence genome:
- the LOC133931137 gene encoding uncharacterized protein LOC133931137 produces MGASLLQAVVALMSQCTRRLQRAARTMATGAAKGTSSPPRVVLSWKKAFSLGPSARGAGGKEAEGGVWRKEILMGERCQPLDFSGVIYYDAEGRRLAQPPPPRSPMRSPLPASPRLAANARGY; encoded by the coding sequence ATGGGTGCGAGCCTCCTGCAGGCGGTGGTGGCGCTGATGAGCCAGTGCACGCGGCGGCTGCAGCGCGCGGCGAGGACGATGGCCACCGGTGCCGCCAAGGGGACCTCGTCGCCGCCCCGCGTCGTGCTGTCGTGGAAGAAGGCGTTCTCGCTGGGGCCGTCGGCGAGGGGTGCCGGTGGGAAGGAGGCGGAGGGCGGGGTGTGGAGGAAGGAGATCCTGATGGGGGAGCGGTGCCAGCCGCTGGACTTCTCCGGGGTCATCTACTACGACGCCGAGGGCCGCCGCCTCGCGCAGCCGCCCCCGCCGCGCTCGCCCATGCGCAGCCCGCTCCCGGCGTCCCCCAGGCTCGCCGCCAACGCCCGCGGGTACTAG